One window of the Rhizorhabdus dicambivorans genome contains the following:
- a CDS encoding SDR family NAD(P)-dependent oxidoreductase — MGVLDGKVVLVTGGANGIGRECALLAAREGAKVIVNDLGAGVTGKDDDSPETAEGVARQIRASGGEAVSNRDSVASFTAVERMVRQALDEFGRIDAVINPAGILRDGMFHKMREADWDAVVEVHLRGAFNVSRALVELFREQGSGSFVHFTSTSGLIGNLGQANYAAAKMGVVGLSRILAMEGAAKGVRSNVIAPFAWTRMIATIPVTDEASAQRVERMRTGMRAEQVAQLAIALAADAASDVSGQIFAVRGNEVILFNQPRPIASVARGDGWTPETLLGDALNALKPKFTDLGASATVFPYDPV; from the coding sequence ATGGGTGTGTTGGACGGCAAGGTGGTGCTGGTCACCGGCGGCGCGAACGGGATCGGGCGCGAGTGCGCGTTGCTCGCCGCGCGCGAGGGTGCGAAGGTCATCGTCAACGATCTGGGCGCGGGCGTAACGGGCAAGGACGACGATTCTCCCGAGACCGCCGAAGGCGTGGCGCGGCAGATCCGCGCCAGCGGCGGCGAGGCGGTATCCAATCGGGATAGCGTTGCCAGTTTCACGGCGGTCGAGCGGATGGTACGGCAGGCGCTGGACGAGTTTGGACGCATCGACGCCGTCATCAATCCCGCCGGCATCCTGCGCGACGGGATGTTCCACAAGATGCGGGAGGCGGACTGGGATGCGGTCGTCGAAGTGCACTTGCGGGGCGCCTTCAACGTGTCGCGTGCGCTGGTCGAGTTGTTCCGCGAGCAGGGCAGTGGCTCCTTCGTGCACTTCACCTCCACCTCCGGGCTGATCGGCAATCTGGGGCAGGCGAATTATGCTGCGGCCAAGATGGGCGTGGTCGGGCTGTCGAGAATCCTCGCCATGGAAGGCGCCGCAAAGGGCGTCCGCTCGAACGTCATCGCTCCCTTCGCCTGGACGCGGATGATCGCCACCATCCCCGTGACGGACGAGGCGTCCGCGCAGCGCGTCGAGCGGATGCGCACAGGCATGCGGGCGGAGCAGGTGGCCCAGCTGGCCATAGCGCTCGCCGCCGACGCCGCCTCCGACGTTTCCGGTCAGATATTCGCGGTGCGCGGGAATGAAGTCATATTGTTCAATCAGCCGCGGCCGATCGCCTCGGTGGCGCGGGGCGACGGCTGGACGCCGGAGACGCTGCTCGGCGACGCCCTCAACGCGCTGAAACCCAAATTCACCGACCTCGGCGCTTCCGCCACCGTCTTTCCATACGACCCAGTCTGA
- a CDS encoding electron transfer flavoprotein subunit beta/FixA family protein produces MRVMVAVKRAMDYNVKARVKPDGSGVDRSNVKMSMNPFDEIAVEEAVRLKEAGVATDIVAVSIGPVQAQETLRTALAMGADRAILIDAGDCDLEPLAVAKVLRGLIAEEKPDLVVLGKQAIDGDNAATGQMLAALLDWPQATFASSLAIAGGSATVTREVDGGLQTVELELPAVVTADLRLNEPRYASLPNIMKAKQKPLQMRALDTLGVDASPRLKVLRVTEPPVRAGGITVGTTAELVSKLKNEAGVL; encoded by the coding sequence ATGCGGGTAATGGTCGCGGTGAAGCGAGCGATGGATTACAACGTCAAGGCACGCGTGAAGCCCGATGGTTCCGGGGTCGACCGTTCCAACGTCAAGATGTCGATGAACCCCTTTGACGAGATTGCCGTCGAGGAAGCGGTTCGTCTCAAGGAGGCGGGCGTCGCGACCGACATCGTGGCCGTGTCCATCGGTCCCGTACAGGCTCAGGAGACGCTGCGAACCGCGCTGGCGATGGGTGCCGACCGAGCAATATTGATCGACGCTGGTGATTGCGATCTCGAACCGCTCGCCGTGGCCAAGGTGCTGCGGGGGCTGATCGCCGAGGAGAAGCCGGATCTGGTGGTGCTGGGCAAACAGGCCATCGATGGTGACAATGCTGCGACCGGCCAGATGCTGGCGGCGCTTCTCGATTGGCCGCAGGCTACCTTCGCGAGCAGCCTGGCAATAGCCGGGGGATCTGCCACGGTTACCCGCGAGGTCGATGGTGGACTGCAGACCGTCGAACTGGAATTGCCGGCCGTCGTAACGGCCGACCTGCGCCTCAACGAGCCGCGCTATGCATCTCTGCCCAACATCATGAAGGCCAAGCAGAAACCGCTCCAGATGAGGGCGCTGGACACTCTTGGTGTCGATGCCTCTCCGCGCCTGAAGGTGCTGAGGGTCACCGAGCCGCCGGTCCGCGCCGGTGGCATCACGGTCGGGACCACGGCCGAACTCGTCTCGAAGCTCAAGAATGAAGCGGGAGTCCTGTAA
- a CDS encoding gamma-glutamyltransferase family protein, with protein MSIDSLTGLAAAQGIPSLRPTISGREHVVTAGHYLASQAAYSILEAGGNAVDAGVCAVLVMGVVQSEMVNVAGVAPIAVYLAERDEVLTISGLGWWPRAVSPDLFVREHGGRIPEGILRTVVPAAPDACLTALAQFGTMSFGEVARSAIRFARDGYVMYPFQANLLETFAETLAQWPSSAKIYLPNGAPPKVGDLFVQADLAASLQYMVDCEAAASGRGRVAGLDAARDAFYRGDIARTIVAYHEANGGLLTMEDLAGFRVETETALSKKFGSSTIYSCGAWSQGPSLLQILTTLEGIDLAALGHNSTAYVHTITEVIKLCFADRHHYFGDPRFEDVPLDELLSAAYCAGRRRLVSPTRAAPEMPAPGRAGQGPRMEAAGSIERPPALPALDTSYVAVIDGKGNVFSCTPSDVSTDTPVIPGTGLCPSSRGSQSWADPAHPSSVAPGKRPRLTPAAFLFRTDEGGVGAFGTPGGDVQLQALVQVWLNIELFGMSPQQAVEAPRFATYSFPDSFEPHAYNPGRLNVEARFGDERMGELAKLGHDVVGWPDFAWRAGAVCFARKSPSGVLEAAADPRRPAYAIGR; from the coding sequence GTGAGCATCGACTCTCTCACCGGCCTTGCTGCCGCGCAGGGCATTCCCTCCCTGCGGCCGACGATCTCCGGCCGCGAACATGTCGTCACCGCCGGCCACTATCTCGCCTCTCAGGCCGCCTATTCGATCCTCGAAGCGGGCGGCAACGCGGTCGATGCCGGTGTCTGCGCGGTCCTGGTGATGGGGGTCGTGCAGAGCGAGATGGTGAACGTCGCCGGCGTGGCACCGATCGCCGTCTATCTGGCCGAGCGGGATGAAGTGCTCACCATCAGCGGGCTGGGGTGGTGGCCTCGGGCCGTCTCCCCCGACCTGTTCGTTCGGGAGCATGGCGGGAGGATTCCCGAGGGCATCCTCAGGACGGTGGTTCCTGCGGCGCCCGATGCGTGCCTGACGGCGCTCGCCCAATTCGGCACGATGAGCTTCGGAGAGGTGGCGCGCAGTGCGATCCGCTTCGCCCGCGATGGCTATGTGATGTACCCGTTCCAGGCCAATCTGCTGGAAACCTTCGCGGAAACCCTGGCGCAATGGCCGAGTTCGGCAAAGATCTACCTGCCGAACGGTGCTCCACCGAAGGTCGGCGACCTCTTCGTCCAGGCCGATCTCGCCGCGAGCCTGCAATATATGGTGGATTGCGAGGCGGCCGCATCGGGCCGGGGCCGCGTGGCTGGCCTGGATGCCGCTCGCGACGCCTTTTACCGGGGGGACATCGCCCGCACCATCGTCGCCTATCACGAGGCCAATGGTGGGCTACTCACCATGGAGGACCTTGCCGGCTTCCGGGTCGAGACGGAAACGGCGCTGTCGAAGAAATTCGGATCCTCGACAATCTATTCCTGCGGCGCATGGTCACAGGGCCCGAGCCTGCTGCAGATACTGACCACGCTTGAGGGCATCGATCTGGCCGCGCTCGGCCATAACAGCACGGCCTATGTCCACACGATCACCGAGGTCATCAAGCTCTGCTTCGCCGATCGGCATCACTATTTCGGCGATCCCCGGTTCGAGGACGTGCCTCTCGACGAACTGTTGAGCGCCGCCTATTGCGCCGGGCGCCGCAGGCTGGTCTCGCCGACAAGGGCCGCTCCCGAGATGCCCGCTCCGGGCAGGGCGGGGCAGGGGCCGCGGATGGAAGCGGCGGGATCGATCGAACGTCCGCCTGCGCTGCCTGCCCTCGATACGTCCTACGTGGCCGTCATCGACGGCAAGGGCAATGTATTCTCATGCACGCCCAGCGACGTTTCGACCGATACGCCGGTGATTCCCGGCACGGGCCTTTGCCCGTCCTCAAGGGGGAGCCAGTCCTGGGCCGATCCCGCCCATCCGTCGAGCGTGGCGCCGGGGAAGCGCCCGAGGCTGACCCCCGCAGCTTTCCTGTTCAGGACGGACGAGGGCGGCGTCGGTGCGTTCGGGACACCGGGCGGCGATGTACAGCTGCAAGCCCTGGTGCAGGTATGGTTGAACATCGAATTGTTCGGGATGTCGCCCCAGCAGGCGGTGGAGGCACCGCGTTTCGCGACGTACAGCTTCCCCGATTCCTTCGAGCCCCATGCCTATAATCCCGGGCGCCTCAACGTGGAGGCGCGGTTCGGCGACGAACGGATGGGCGAACTCGCCAAGCTCGGCCACGACGTCGTCGGCTGGCCGGATTTCGCATGGCGCGCGGGAGCCGTCTGCTTCGCACGGAAGTCTCCTTCCGGAGTGCTTGAGGCGGCAGCTGATCCGCGGAGACCGGCCTATGCGATCGGGCGGTGA
- a CDS encoding electron transfer flavoprotein subunit alpha/FixB family protein — translation MAVLVIADHDNQSLRNTTHKTVTAARALSDSVDLLVAGAGVADIASEAAGLAGVRKVIMAESAELGQGLAEAFEALVVPLAGGYDAVLTPATAQGKNVSPRIAAKLDVALISDVVDILDADTFVRPIYAGNALETVQASDATKIITVRPTAFAATSEGGSAAIEAVEAPVAPARSRFVSEEAVKSSRPDLASARVVVSGGRALGSPEEFRAVIEALADKLGAAVGASRAAVDAGYAANDCQVGQTGKVVAPELYIAVGISGAIQHLAGMKDSKVIVAINKDPDAPIFQVADYGLVADYKTAVPEFMQQFGDLT, via the coding sequence ATGGCCGTCCTCGTCATCGCCGACCACGACAACCAGTCGCTCAGAAATACCACCCACAAGACGGTGACGGCCGCTCGGGCACTTTCGGACTCCGTCGACCTGCTCGTGGCGGGTGCCGGTGTGGCGGATATCGCTTCGGAAGCTGCTGGCCTGGCCGGCGTCCGCAAGGTGATTATGGCCGAGAGCGCGGAGCTCGGGCAGGGCCTAGCCGAGGCGTTCGAAGCGCTCGTGGTGCCTCTCGCCGGGGGATATGATGCAGTGCTCACCCCCGCGACCGCCCAGGGGAAGAATGTGAGCCCGCGCATTGCGGCCAAGCTGGATGTCGCCCTGATCTCCGATGTGGTCGACATCCTCGACGCGGACACCTTCGTCCGGCCGATCTACGCGGGCAATGCGCTGGAGACAGTGCAAGCCTCGGATGCGACAAAGATCATCACCGTCCGTCCGACCGCCTTCGCTGCGACAAGCGAGGGCGGATCGGCCGCGATCGAGGCCGTCGAGGCTCCCGTCGCCCCCGCGCGGTCCCGCTTCGTCAGCGAGGAGGCGGTCAAATCTTCCCGTCCGGATCTCGCCAGTGCGAGGGTGGTGGTGTCCGGGGGGCGCGCCCTCGGATCGCCGGAGGAATTCCGGGCGGTCATCGAGGCGCTCGCGGACAAACTGGGTGCTGCCGTGGGTGCGAGCCGCGCCGCCGTCGATGCGGGTTATGCCGCGAACGACTGCCAGGTTGGCCAGACGGGCAAGGTGGTGGCCCCCGAACTCTACATCGCGGTCGGCATCTCCGGTGCCATCCAGCACCTGGCCGGCATGAAGGACTCCAAGGTGATCGTGGCGATCAACAAGGATCCCGACGCACCGATCTTCCAGGTCGCCGACTATGGGTTGGTCGCCGATTACAAGACTGCGGTGCCGGAGTTCATGCAGCAGTTCGGAGATCTGACGTGA
- the paaG gene encoding 2-(1,2-epoxy-1,2-dihydrophenyl)acetyl-CoA isomerase PaaG, with protein sequence MGFETIIFEREEGVARIRLNRPERLNAFTVKMHEEIGGVLEQLAADRDLKLLLLTGEGRGFCAGQDLLELKRESGEQPRDLGASLEWRWGPLARRLARLPAPVICAVNGVAAGAGASIAFACDIVIARKSAQFIQSFAQIGLVPDAGGTWHLPRLAGQARAMGLALTAEPLPAQTAAEWGLIWRAVDDEAFAEAVEALIGRLAAMAPLALAGIKRAIRASSTSTLEQQLDIERDLQRELGWSEDYAEGVRAFEEKRRPAFKGR encoded by the coding sequence ATGGGTTTTGAAACGATCATATTCGAGCGCGAAGAGGGTGTGGCCCGCATCCGACTGAACCGGCCGGAGCGGCTCAACGCCTTCACCGTGAAGATGCACGAGGAGATTGGGGGTGTTCTCGAACAGCTCGCGGCGGACCGCGATCTGAAGCTGCTGCTGCTGACCGGGGAAGGTCGAGGCTTCTGCGCGGGCCAGGACCTGCTGGAGCTAAAGCGGGAATCCGGCGAACAGCCACGCGATCTGGGGGCATCGCTCGAGTGGCGGTGGGGACCCCTGGCGCGGCGCCTGGCGCGATTGCCCGCGCCCGTGATCTGCGCGGTGAACGGGGTGGCAGCGGGCGCCGGTGCCTCCATCGCCTTCGCCTGTGACATCGTCATCGCTCGCAAGAGCGCGCAATTCATACAATCCTTCGCGCAGATCGGTCTCGTGCCGGATGCGGGCGGCACTTGGCATCTCCCGCGGTTGGCCGGCCAGGCGCGCGCCATGGGACTGGCCCTGACGGCCGAGCCGCTGCCCGCACAGACGGCCGCCGAATGGGGATTGATCTGGCGTGCGGTTGATGACGAGGCTTTTGCCGAGGCGGTGGAGGCGTTGATCGGGCGGCTTGCCGCCATGGCGCCGCTGGCGCTCGCCGGAATCAAGCGGGCGATCCGGGCGAGCAGTACGTCGACCCTGGAGCAGCAGCTGGATATCGAGCGGGATCTGCAGAGGGAACTTGGCTGGAGCGAGGATTATGCGGAGGGCGTTCGCGCCTTCGAGGAGAAGCGGCGCCCGGCTTTCAAGGGGCGCTGA